One region of Chryseobacterium muglaense genomic DNA includes:
- a CDS encoding 2TM domain-containing protein produces the protein MEKFDENDINYQQAKRQVERLRGFYGHLFSYVAVNLLIVYFNYINLKPNESYFQFKNFITAAFWGLGLLAHALFVFLPRFNFAKRWEEKKIKELMDKNK, from the coding sequence ATGGAAAAATTTGACGAAAATGATATCAATTACCAACAGGCTAAAAGACAGGTAGAAAGATTAAGAGGTTTCTACGGACATTTATTTTCTTACGTTGCCGTCAACCTTCTGATTGTTTATTTTAACTACATCAATTTGAAGCCTAATGAAAGCTATTTTCAGTTTAAAAATTTCATTACAGCCGCATTTTGGGGACTAGGCCTTCTTGCCCATGCGTTATTTGTTTTTCTGCCCAGATTCAACTTTGCAAAACGATGGGAAGAAAAGAAAATTAAAGAATTAATGGATAAAAATAAGTGA
- a CDS encoding carboxy terminal-processing peptidase, whose product MWKNFKLNKFLLLIPLTSLMFCFNSPKNDDEKMQTIMVSVKNTLSYLHYSPKPINDAYSKDVYKHYFEMIDPGKRYFLQSDMTEFAKHETKLDDYINQGDLQFYKLTIDRLYQRVDEIDKITQEIFSKPINLEEDETLTLESKLKKVPADQKEQYNEWKKFIKYNILQEIESMNSKEEAQKEKKDSVQKFKLKDTIKLEILSPQQKLTKATDEVKDLVKETFTRFKKRKKMDWFSVYMNAYTEVFDPHTNYYSPKDKEDFDTQFKGKVIGIGAIIQEKKGNLYLGALTIGAPAWKSKKLSEGDKILKVKSKPKEDHVNVVGMLSDEAVRLIRGEKGTPVTLTVQKKDKTIVEVTMIREEVAIEDTFAKSIIVNSPNGKKYGFINLPSFNADFEDEKGRNASDDIKNEIIKLKAQNIEGIVLDLRNNGGGSLTEVGDIMGLFMNAGPYVQVKDGNGKIQTLKNKQETPIWTGPLVIMQNEISASASEILAGAMQDYGRAIIVGSPQSYGKGTVQTFVDLNRFLNSEDDFGSLKLTIQKFYRITGESNQRKGIVSDIQMKDFFTYAEIGERYDDFALAWDKIPSATFQKLSYFDVKALEKASNDRMAKNANYQLLLESAQWREQLDKEETITLNINKFNDLMKHRKSQIEKFKKLTKFDNGLKFEMYPAEIEREKKDEVFKKKSEMWIKNLRKDSYLQEAMNIVADMKTKA is encoded by the coding sequence ATGTGGAAAAATTTTAAACTAAATAAATTTCTACTCCTTATTCCATTAACAAGTCTTATGTTTTGTTTCAACTCGCCAAAGAATGACGATGAGAAAATGCAGACGATAATGGTGAGTGTTAAAAATACTCTTTCTTATTTACACTACAGCCCAAAACCTATCAATGATGCCTATTCAAAAGATGTTTACAAACATTATTTTGAAATGATTGATCCTGGGAAAAGATATTTTCTTCAGTCTGACATGACAGAATTTGCCAAGCATGAAACAAAGCTTGACGATTATATCAATCAGGGAGATTTGCAGTTTTATAAATTGACGATTGACAGATTGTACCAAAGAGTAGATGAAATTGATAAGATTACCCAAGAAATTTTCAGCAAGCCAATTAATTTGGAAGAAGATGAAACGCTTACTTTAGAATCTAAATTGAAAAAAGTTCCTGCAGATCAAAAGGAGCAGTATAATGAGTGGAAAAAATTCATTAAATACAATATCCTTCAGGAAATTGAATCGATGAACAGTAAAGAAGAAGCTCAGAAAGAAAAGAAAGATTCTGTACAGAAATTTAAGCTGAAAGATACCATTAAACTTGAAATTCTTAGTCCTCAGCAAAAGCTGACAAAAGCGACTGATGAAGTAAAAGATTTGGTAAAAGAAACTTTTACAAGATTCAAAAAAAGAAAGAAAATGGATTGGTTTTCTGTGTATATGAACGCTTATACAGAAGTTTTCGACCCGCACACCAATTATTATTCTCCAAAAGATAAAGAAGATTTTGATACTCAGTTTAAAGGAAAAGTTATCGGAATCGGGGCTATTATTCAGGAGAAAAAAGGAAACCTTTATTTGGGTGCTTTAACCATTGGTGCTCCGGCTTGGAAATCTAAAAAGCTTTCTGAAGGTGATAAGATCTTAAAGGTAAAATCTAAACCAAAAGAAGACCACGTAAATGTTGTGGGAATGCTTTCTGATGAAGCGGTACGTTTAATCAGAGGTGAAAAAGGAACTCCAGTTACTTTAACGGTTCAGAAAAAAGATAAAACGATTGTAGAAGTTACAATGATTCGTGAAGAGGTGGCTATTGAAGACACTTTTGCGAAAAGTATTATTGTAAACTCTCCAAACGGAAAGAAATACGGATTTATCAATCTTCCAAGCTTTAATGCCGATTTTGAAGATGAAAAAGGAAGAAACGCTTCTGATGATATCAAAAATGAAATCATCAAGTTGAAAGCTCAGAATATTGAAGGAATTGTTTTAGACCTTAGAAATAACGGTGGTGGTTCATTAACTGAAGTTGGTGACATTATGGGATTATTTATGAATGCAGGTCCTTACGTTCAGGTGAAAGACGGAAACGGAAAAATCCAGACGTTAAAAAACAAGCAGGAAACTCCAATCTGGACAGGTCCTTTAGTAATTATGCAGAATGAAATTTCAGCTTCGGCTTCAGAAATTTTGGCGGGAGCAATGCAGGATTATGGAAGAGCAATTATTGTAGGTTCGCCTCAATCGTATGGTAAAGGAACGGTACAAACTTTCGTAGATCTAAACAGATTCTTAAATAGTGAAGATGATTTCGGATCTTTAAAACTGACGATTCAAAAATTCTACAGAATTACCGGAGAATCTAATCAGAGAAAAGGGATTGTTTCTGATATTCAGATGAAAGATTTCTTCACTTATGCAGAAATTGGGGAACGATATGATGATTTTGCTTTGGCTTGGGACAAAATTCCGAGTGCTACTTTCCAAAAGTTGAGTTATTTTGATGTGAAAGCTTTAGAAAAAGCAAGCAATGACAGAATGGCAAAAAATGCAAATTACCAATTATTGCTTGAGTCGGCTCAATGGAGAGAGCAATTAGACAAAGAAGAGACCATTACCTTAAATATCAATAAGTTTAATGACTTGATGAAACACAGAAAGTCTCAAATTGAAAAGTTTAAAAAGCTTACGAAATTTGACAACGGATTAAAATTTGAAATGTATCCTGCAGAGATCGAAAGAGAGAAGAAGGATGAGGTTTTCAAGAAGAAATCTGAAATGTGGATCAAAAACCTTAGAAAAGATTCTTACCTTCAGGAAGCGATGAATATCGTTGCAGACATGAAGACTAAAGCTTAA
- a CDS encoding superoxide dismutase family protein: MKLQTLTLLASCALFAASCSSTKTYNVLAKSGTETGGTAKFTQNGNEVVMDLEVTNLTPGIHAVHIHEKGDCSAPDATSAGGHWNPGKNDHGKWGSEHFHMGDIGNLEAGTDGKAKLTFKTDKWCLDCVDESKNIIGKGIIIHADKDDFMTQPTGNAGGRVGCIEIK, translated from the coding sequence ATGAAACTACAGACATTAACATTATTAGCCAGTTGCGCTTTATTTGCAGCATCATGCAGTTCTACAAAGACCTACAACGTTCTGGCAAAAAGCGGGACAGAGACCGGTGGAACGGCAAAATTTACTCAAAACGGAAATGAAGTGGTTATGGATCTGGAAGTAACGAATCTTACCCCTGGAATTCATGCGGTACACATTCATGAAAAAGGCGATTGCTCCGCTCCGGATGCAACTTCTGCAGGCGGACATTGGAATCCTGGAAAAAATGACCACGGAAAATGGGGATCTGAACATTTCCACATGGGTGACATCGGAAATCTGGAAGCCGGAACCGACGGAAAAGCAAAACTCACTTTTAAAACCGATAAATGGTGTTTAGACTGTGTAGACGAGTCTAAAAACATTATTGGTAAAGGAATCATCATTCATGCCGATAAAGATGACTTTATGACCCAGCCGACAGGAAATGCTGGCGGAAGAGTGGGTTGCATAGAAATTAAATAA
- a CDS encoding TonB-dependent receptor: MKTKLLFLLSFFLFALSFSQTKITGKVTFKNKGISGINVTLKDTYDGATTDSDGNFSFETSEKGNYILTFVHPKYNEIQKPILIEDKDVSVNVELKEQINEIDAVVISAGSIEASDRKRATALLTPIDIYTTAGADGQISSALTYLPGVQKVGETEGLFVRGGTGTETKIFMDGSLINNYFSSSVPGIAGRDRFNTSLFKGNIFSSGGYSALYGQALSGALMLESVDLPDQSSYDFGVSPIFLSGSFQKLGENKNHSYGASLGYSNLGLMQDVFNFNTDFIDAPRGFNGDANFRIKTKSGGFFKYYGMFDTNKMGVKTESLEPGYDFALVRLKGENTYHNLSFKQKFGKYLFNTSASYSYNQSDLNFSTETNQTESEKTELLNDGNYINFKAVLDRKINKISALRGGFELNYANEKLNFGEVNKNYRDLISSGFVETDLGFSNHLSAKIGVRAENSSYLNKNNIAPRFALAYRLAKDWTTSFAYGLFFQNPESKYINSSADLGFQKSQHYIFQIQRSTEGRSLRFEAFYKKYDELIKTQNIVPNSNQNQQVQTAFNNSGNGFAKGLEVFWRDKKTFENIDYWISYSFLDSKRDFLNYPVSLKPNFAAEHTLSVVAKRFIPEWKTGVNLSYTYAKGRPYYDIVTQNDVNIIRNEGKLKDYNALNLSFNYLPNLGKKDSKAFTIFVLSISNVLGTKNVYGYNFSQNGNRSSAVVPPVNTFVFVGMFISFGVDKTQDAINNNL, encoded by the coding sequence ATGAAAACAAAACTATTATTTCTCCTCTCTTTTTTCTTGTTTGCTCTGAGTTTTTCTCAGACAAAAATTACAGGAAAAGTGACGTTTAAAAATAAAGGAATAAGCGGGATTAATGTTACTTTAAAAGATACTTATGACGGTGCAACCACAGATTCAGACGGAAATTTCTCTTTCGAAACTTCCGAAAAAGGAAATTATATCCTGACTTTTGTTCATCCAAAATATAATGAAATTCAGAAACCGATTTTAATTGAAGATAAAGATGTTTCCGTAAATGTCGAATTAAAAGAACAAATCAACGAGATTGATGCAGTCGTGATTTCTGCAGGTTCTATCGAAGCGAGCGACAGAAAACGAGCAACTGCTTTATTGACGCCAATTGATATTTACACAACAGCAGGAGCCGATGGACAAATTTCTTCTGCTTTAACTTATCTTCCCGGAGTTCAAAAAGTGGGGGAAACCGAAGGCTTATTCGTTCGTGGTGGAACAGGAACTGAAACCAAAATTTTTATGGATGGAAGTTTGATCAACAATTATTTTTCCAGTTCGGTTCCGGGAATTGCTGGAAGAGACCGTTTTAATACGTCTCTTTTTAAAGGAAATATTTTTTCGAGCGGTGGATATTCTGCTTTGTATGGGCAAGCTCTTTCCGGCGCTTTAATGTTGGAAAGCGTAGACCTTCCAGACCAAAGTTCTTATGATTTTGGAGTTTCGCCGATATTTTTAAGCGGAAGTTTTCAGAAATTAGGGGAAAATAAAAATCATTCTTATGGAGCAAGTTTAGGTTATTCCAACTTAGGTTTAATGCAGGACGTTTTTAACTTTAATACTGATTTTATTGATGCGCCACGAGGTTTTAATGGAGATGCGAATTTTAGAATCAAAACAAAATCTGGTGGGTTTTTTAAGTATTACGGAATGTTTGATACCAATAAAATGGGTGTGAAAACCGAAAGTTTAGAACCGGGATATGATTTTGCTTTAGTAAGATTAAAAGGTGAAAATACCTACCATAACTTGTCTTTTAAGCAAAAATTCGGGAAGTATCTTTTCAATACAAGTGCTTCGTATTCTTACAATCAGTCAGATTTAAATTTTTCTACGGAAACCAATCAAACTGAATCGGAGAAAACAGAATTATTAAATGATGGAAATTATATCAACTTTAAAGCAGTTCTCGACAGAAAAATAAATAAAATAAGTGCTTTGCGAGGCGGATTTGAATTGAATTATGCTAATGAAAAATTAAATTTCGGTGAAGTCAATAAAAACTATCGTGATTTGATTTCTTCCGGTTTTGTGGAAACAGATTTAGGTTTCAGCAATCATTTATCAGCAAAAATTGGAGTAAGAGCAGAAAATTCTTCTTATTTAAATAAAAACAATATTGCGCCACGTTTTGCTTTGGCTTATCGCTTGGCAAAAGACTGGACAACCTCTTTCGCTTACGGACTATTCTTTCAAAATCCTGAAAGTAAATACATTAACTCATCTGCAGATTTAGGTTTTCAGAAGTCACAACATTATATTTTTCAGATTCAAAGGTCAACAGAAGGAAGAAGCTTGAGATTTGAAGCATTTTATAAAAAATATGATGAATTGATTAAAACTCAAAATATTGTTCCAAATTCTAATCAAAATCAGCAAGTTCAAACCGCTTTTAATAACAGCGGGAATGGTTTTGCAAAAGGCCTTGAAGTATTTTGGAGGGACAAAAAAACGTTTGAAAACATTGATTACTGGATTAGTTATTCCTTTTTAGATTCTAAAAGAGATTTCCTGAATTATCCTGTAAGTTTAAAACCCAATTTTGCAGCAGAACATACGCTTTCCGTTGTTGCCAAAAGATTTATCCCTGAATGGAAAACCGGAGTCAACCTATCTTACACTTACGCAAAAGGGCGACCTTATTACGATATTGTGACGCAAAATGATGTAAATATTATAAGAAATGAAGGAAAACTGAAAGATTATAATGCTCTGAACTTAAGCTTTAATTATCTTCCGAATTTGGGTAAAAAAGATTCAAAAGCATTTACTATTTTCGTTTTAAGTATTTCGAATGTTTTAGGAACTAAAAATGTGTACGGATATAATTTTTCACAAAACGGAAACAGAAGTTCAGCAGTCGTTCCGCCCGTCAATACATTTGTTTTTGTAGGAATGTTTATTAGTTTCGGAGTTGATAAAACCCAGGACGCAATTAATAATAACCTTTAA
- the surE gene encoding 5'/3'-nucleotidase SurE: MEKPLILVTNDDGITAPGIRNLVEFMNEIGEVIVVAPDSPQSGKGHAITINSTLSFEEVQLEGPQKDFSCSGTPVDCVKMALDKILPRRPDIVVSGINHGANSSINVIYSGTMSAAVEGGVEGLPSIGFSLLDFSWEADFTQAKEYIQNIVRKTLENPMPKGVVLNVNIPKLPKEEIKGVKICKQANAKWEESFDERINPHGKKYYWLSGYFNNMDESEDADETALANGFISIVPVKFDMTAYEYMNTLREVMDFK, from the coding sequence ATGGAAAAACCACTTATTCTGGTAACAAATGACGACGGTATTACAGCTCCGGGTATCAGAAATCTTGTAGAATTTATGAATGAAATAGGGGAAGTAATTGTGGTTGCTCCCGACTCTCCACAAAGCGGAAAAGGTCATGCAATAACTATAAACTCTACATTAAGCTTTGAAGAAGTACAGCTTGAAGGTCCGCAAAAAGATTTTTCATGCAGCGGAACTCCTGTTGATTGTGTGAAAATGGCTTTGGATAAAATACTTCCAAGAAGACCGGATATTGTAGTTTCAGGAATTAATCATGGTGCGAATTCTTCAATCAACGTTATTTATTCAGGTACGATGTCTGCAGCTGTAGAAGGCGGTGTAGAAGGTTTGCCTTCAATTGGTTTCTCTCTTTTAGATTTCAGTTGGGAAGCCGATTTTACACAAGCTAAAGAATATATTCAAAATATTGTCAGAAAAACTTTAGAAAACCCAATGCCTAAAGGAGTTGTATTAAATGTAAATATTCCTAAACTTCCGAAAGAAGAAATAAAAGGTGTGAAAATTTGCAAACAAGCCAATGCAAAATGGGAAGAAAGTTTTGACGAAAGAATCAACCCGCACGGTAAGAAATATTATTGGTTAAGTGGATATTTCAACAATATGGATGAATCTGAAGATGCAGACGAAACGGCTTTGGCAAATGGGTTTATCTCAATTGTTCCCGTGAAGTTTGACATGACCGCTTATGAGTATATGAATACCCTGCGTGAAGTAATGGATTTTAAATAA
- a CDS encoding GNAT family N-acetyltransferase — translation MYGKLDNPVYHSLNEFHEKYCLNFGDSKFYNPEVAAFGGSLNVAKEKDITEYSKICDDFLIFGPKPDLGEFKTEISQLVCDQYVLENKIELDYTEEIIELQNENHEELLAFVKKFYPHYFKAKTPELGRYFGIFKDDKLVAVTGQRMQMNDMTEVSAVITDTDYLGKGFAKQLVAFVSNTIFEDGKTPFLHVAKNNIGAKKLYEKLGFDLRGKINLWGVKA, via the coding sequence ATGTACGGAAAACTAGATAATCCTGTCTATCATTCACTTAATGAATTTCATGAAAAGTATTGCTTAAACTTCGGAGATTCTAAATTTTACAATCCTGAAGTTGCCGCTTTTGGAGGTTCATTAAACGTTGCAAAAGAAAAAGACATCACAGAATATTCAAAAATCTGTGATGATTTTCTCATTTTCGGACCTAAACCAGATTTAGGAGAATTTAAAACAGAAATATCACAGCTTGTTTGTGATCAATATGTTTTAGAAAACAAAATTGAGCTTGATTATACTGAAGAAATCATTGAACTTCAGAATGAAAATCATGAGGAATTATTGGCTTTTGTTAAAAAGTTTTATCCGCATTACTTTAAAGCAAAAACACCTGAATTAGGAAGATACTTCGGTATTTTTAAAGATGACAAACTTGTTGCTGTAACAGGTCAGAGAATGCAGATGAATGACATGACTGAAGTAAGCGCCGTCATCACAGATACAGATTATCTCGGAAAAGGTTTTGCCAAACAGTTGGTCGCTTTTGTTTCTAATACCATATTTGAAGATGGTAAAACCCCTTTTCTTCATGTTGCTAAAAACAATATCGGAGCAAAGAAACTCTATGAAAAATTAGGATTTGATTTGAGAGGTAAAATAAATTTATGGGGTGTAAAAGCTTAA
- a CDS encoding 2TM domain-containing protein translates to MKRKDFIILLWISLATAFFFFFFFNQEMTLENFAITFLISAMYSFIIGVGNGVINEFLNKKFPWSEETKKRAILSIISIVIANFVLVYLCNYINFVIIQKVATTERFFGGDYNFRNWFMINIALLISAFLHAKSFMSELSKTSKKEVVEQKLIAKSANAQFESLKNQLDPHFLFNSLNVLSSLIDENPSQAQKFTASMSKIYRYVLEQKDKELVTIEDEIEFAKTYCGLLKTRFEDSVNFIFDVKEDYLRKFVVPLSLQLLLENCIKHNLATSSKPLLIRIFTEGDTLCIENNLQIREQIKESAGIGLSNIVQRYSLLTKKNVFIEKSEDYFKVKLPILSEKPNPASIDTKSQDKAYERAKKRVKEIKGFYGNLISYCTVIPFLIFVNLYTRNNYYWFWWPLLGWGVGVASHAFQVFGIGISWQEKKIQEIMDKQKK, encoded by the coding sequence ATGAAACGTAAAGATTTTATCATATTACTTTGGATCTCTCTCGCAACGGCGTTTTTCTTCTTCTTTTTCTTTAATCAGGAGATGACACTAGAGAACTTTGCGATTACCTTTTTAATTTCGGCGATGTATTCATTTATTATCGGCGTAGGAAATGGGGTTATTAATGAATTTCTTAATAAAAAGTTTCCTTGGTCTGAAGAGACTAAAAAGAGAGCTATTTTAAGCATTATATCAATAGTGATTGCCAATTTTGTGCTCGTATACTTATGTAATTATATCAATTTTGTGATTATTCAAAAAGTTGCAACTACAGAACGGTTTTTTGGTGGTGATTACAATTTCAGAAATTGGTTTATGATTAATATTGCGTTATTAATTTCGGCATTTCTTCACGCTAAAAGTTTCATGTCTGAGCTTAGTAAAACTTCCAAAAAAGAAGTTGTAGAACAGAAACTTATCGCAAAATCTGCCAATGCACAGTTTGAAAGTCTTAAAAACCAGCTTGATCCACATTTTTTGTTTAATTCTTTGAATGTTTTAAGCTCGTTGATTGATGAAAATCCGAGTCAGGCTCAGAAGTTTACCGCTTCAATGTCAAAGATTTACAGATACGTTTTAGAACAGAAAGATAAAGAACTAGTGACTATTGAAGACGAAATAGAATTTGCAAAAACCTATTGTGGTTTGCTTAAAACAAGATTTGAGGACAGTGTTAATTTTATTTTTGATGTAAAAGAAGATTATTTACGAAAATTTGTGGTTCCGCTTTCTCTGCAATTGCTTTTGGAAAACTGTATCAAACATAATTTGGCAACCTCTTCAAAACCTTTGCTGATCAGAATTTTTACAGAAGGTGATACTTTATGCATAGAAAATAATCTGCAGATTCGTGAACAGATCAAAGAAAGTGCGGGAATCGGCTTGTCAAACATTGTACAGCGCTATTCTTTGTTGACGAAAAAGAATGTTTTCATCGAAAAATCAGAAGATTATTTTAAAGTGAAACTTCCCATTTTATCAGAAAAACCAAATCCTGCAAGTATCGATACAAAAAGTCAGGACAAGGCTTACGAAAGAGCGAAGAAAAGGGTAAAAGAAATTAAAGGTTTTTATGGAAATCTTATTTCTTATTGCACGGTTATTCCTTTTCTGATTTTTGTGAATCTGTATACTCGGAATAATTACTATTGGTTTTGGTGGCCGCTTTTAGGATGGGGTGTTGGTGTGGCTTCTCATGCATTTCAGGTATTTGGAATTGGGATTTCCTGGCAGGAAAAAAAGATTCAGGAAATTATGGATAAACAGAAAAAATAG